From a region of the Meiothermus cerbereus DSM 11376 genome:
- a CDS encoding transposase, whose amino-acid sequence LMSLALREFQQEVDPEGRKVLVLLLDNAGWHRAKDLQVPPGLLLLHLPPYTPELSPAEPVVPLLREAVANESFPSLEALQERLAERCVYLQEHPEVIRGVAGFGWIPEE is encoded by the coding sequence CTCATGAGTCTGGCCCTACGGGAGTTTCAGCAGGAGGTGGACCCAGAGGGGCGGAAGGTTCTGGTGCTGCTTTTGGACAACGCAGGCTGGCACCGGGCCAAAGACCTCCAGGTACCGCCCGGTCTGCTGCTGCTGCACTTACCGCCCTACACCCCCGAGCTCTCCCCGGCAGAGCCGGTGGTGCCTTTGCTGCGGGAAGCGGTGGCCAATGAGAGTTTCCCCAGCTTGGAGGCTTTGCAAGAGCGTCTGGCAGAGCGGTGTGTCTATCTCCAGGAGCACCCCGAGGTCATCCGGGGGGTGGCGGGGTTCGGGTGGATTCCTGAAGAATGA